The Corythoichthys intestinalis isolate RoL2023-P3 chromosome 1, ASM3026506v1, whole genome shotgun sequence genomic interval acagtttacctattgcagattcagtcttcccagcctggtgcaggtctacaattttgtctctggcgtccttcgacagctctttggtgttGGGCATAGtgtagtttggagtgtgactgactgaggttgtggacagttgtcttttataccgataatgagttaaaacaggtgccattaatacaggtaacgagtggagcctcgttgtttgtaggtgaccaaatacttattttccactctaatttggaaataaattctttaaaaatcaaacaatgtgattttgttttttttcacattctgtctctcatggttgaggtttacccattttgacatttacaggcctctctaatcttttcaagtaggtgaacttgcacaattggtggttgactaaatacttatttgccccactgtatacttatCGTCCGATATATAAAATGGCCAATGTTTTGGGTTTACAGAGGGTGATAAGTTGCAGGTCTTTAACATTCATTTATTCTGTCTTGTTCCTGCGCCTTCTCAGTAAGCAAACTAGCTCTCTTCTGGAGGCAGGAATCATACTTGTGCCCACAGATGGTCTGGAGAATAATTGTGTATGATACTGGACATTTTGGCATCGAGCTTGTCCAAGTATGTGACTGCACTTAGCTAAGGCATACCATGCTTTTGAAGAAATATAGCAGCAGTCATGTAAATTTCAGTGTGTGATGGTGACCCCTAGTGAACAACAATAATTGTTGCACCTCACGTGCACATTGTTTAATATTTctgcaaaattattttttatccgATCAGTTGATTCATCATTGGGATAATCAGTCGAatacacaatttaaaaaatattggacacctTCTGCCCTAACTGACCAATTAAAgcaaaacttttggccaaaGATACCTGAGTGTCAGATTTACTGCACGTATTACAAGATGCCTCATTATGGTTAAAGGGCATTTTTTAGTTCACCCAAGGTTGCATTTAAGGCCTGACTTTATATACACTGGGAAcagaaaaagttgacttttcccAATGGTTACCCAAAACTTGGAGGCATTACATTGGCTAAAAATATCTTGCTGAGGCCAGTCAGTGAATTTCAGCATTTCAATTCGACTGCATATTGAGGCAAATAACGTACATTTCTATTTCCTTCCTTCTAGCTGTTGCTCAGCCTCCTGGAGGAGTGTGCTGGGACCCCCACCAGGTTGTCAGTGGGTGTGCCTACCCTGCTGAAAGTGTGTCAGGGAATTCTCTCATCTTCCACACTCTCATCTGTCTTCACCACCAAGTATGAACTCATGGTCGGCCTGTCTGTTAAAGTTTGCTCCTTGGCCTGCCATCAAGTGCAACAAGCTTTGCCCTCGGTATCCCATCCATCTGAATTTATTACCGACACTGTAAGCGAGTGTATTCAAACAATCGACCCAGACTGTAAACCTGAAGTGCCTTTGAACCCTGAGTTAGAGGAGAGGCCAGAGGAAAACAGCATTGCGGCTCATTTGTTTGAATTGTTGCTTCAGGTGTTAACATCATATTTATCTGTTCAGCGGCAACAAGCCAATCCAAACAGAGTCTTCAGTTTGGTAACCAACCAGCTTATCCAGCCATTATTGCTTCTCAGACACATGTTGACATCTGCTGAGTATGCCTCTTCCCTCACACATCTGAATATCCGCCAGCAACATTGCAGAGATGTTCGGGGCAGGATCGACTCAATCCTTCAGTTATCGTTATTTTCTGCTGAGCACCAGGCATCTTATAAGGAGGAGCTTCTACCTTCCAAAGATGATTCAGGGAAACGTGGGACAAAAGGCCCACTAAGGCCAGCCAGTGCTGTACTTTGCAAATTAAGTTCTTGTGAGCCGCCACTGCTTTACTCAGTGAAGTCAAACACAGTGCCATTGCTTTTTAAGTTCTTTCTGGAAAGCTACAGAAAATGTAAGAGCGAAAACGAGGAAGAGCAGAGGATGCTTTGTTTCAAATTCCTCGAAAAGTTGGTGCCAGCGTTGGATTTGTCCCTTCCCAGTGTTCCCTGTTCCCCAGAAAGTTGGAGTCTGGCTCTGCTGGCTATGGAATCATTGCTTAGCCAGGCTCTATCCGCTGATATTTATAATGTGGCAGCAGACAGGATAAGACATGCGGAAGTTCAGCTCAATTTTTACAAAAGCATCGCACAAATCCTCTTCAATCAAGCCCAGCCGAGGTAGATCATTGATTTTTCTCTTATATGAAGTCAACATATATGTTTGTGTTTTAACCCATGATGTGCTTTggctaaaaaattaagtatttcctGCATTTCAGCATTCCTGCCTGGTATCGCTGTTTGAAAGTGCTACTGGGTCTCAACCACATGGTTTTTGAACCAGACTTGGATGAGTTGTTATCTTCAGCATGGGTTAATGCAGACTGTATGGAATCACGAGTCCAGCGGGCCAGACAggtactcattttttttttttttttttttaaaataaaaaaagaatactgCATGAATTTGGTTTGTACAGTAGGATCGGTTCTTTAAAGCCAAACAAAAGCGTAAGCCTGTCTAGACCAAGTACTATTTACATCACttacgttacaaaaaaaaacgatCTTATATAAAGACCTGGTAACCACATACaaagacatcacattttgggtcatgaaggccaaattattaacattttgatAAACAAGTGTggtctacatgacccaaaatgtgatgtccacatatacatttatttttaccaTTCTTCTGTATTTACATGTTTTATACATTTAATGTGTAGATaaaatgataaattaaaaaatgttaataaacaaAATTGATTAATGAATTaacatgaataaaaacaaatacagtggtacttctaaaTACGAAGTTATTTCGctgcaggaccttgtttgtaagtcgaaatgatcgtatgtcgagcaggattttcccataagaatacatcatTAATTCCATTAGTTTgttccacatgccaaaaaaaaaaacactaaatcatgaataaatactgctggtaagaTAACAAATGGCATTTAAacacagcaaaacaaaaaaattataaagagaaattggaataataatatataataattcctgtagtaatgtaatgaatcgggtacTAATGTGGtggacgtgttttgcgtgctgtacctgaacgcactgcgtgACTGACGTCACAGTAAgataggtgcggtagagattttactttctcaatATTCTGTTGGCAACAACTGCGGTGGACAGGACTGGTGAAAAGATTTCCTCTCGATTGGTTGGAAcagaaacccgcacccactgcggccctttgcggaatagtttgcccacccccgcTGTAGACATTCTATGGCCCTATTATCAAACCAGTTCACGTTGGCACACAACACGCTCATACAttcctatcatttccatcttcatttcaatgataaacgtcacctttttccttttttttttccaccacctgcactaaccttcttggaacccgtgttgatttctcccacaagaaaatccgctgagcgtccgtcttgcggcaaaacaaagaaactgcagcgctgtcataaattgtcgtatttcgagcatgtcgtcggatgtaggaagaaatggcgagtcaaattttacgttggatgtcgaaaagatcgtgtttcgaagcgatcgtatgccgaggtaccactgtacgctggttgccccccccccccatagcactcaaaagttgattttttttccattagtaTTTAAATGATTGCCCTATAAAGGATTTAGAAAAATGGTTGAAAAACAGAGTTACTAACAGGTGCCTCTTTGAGGCTTGAGGGATTAGAATGTTCACCTGTCTAAAACAGCACTGTTTTCAATTCTCTTACAACAGTTGATGCTGAGCAGTCTCCTCCAGACATACACCAAGCTCCGTCAGCTGCCTCATTTCTTCTCTGAACTCCTTTCGGTGATCTGTCAGCCATCTCTTGACAAACTTCGACCCCCTCTTCTCTGTGATTGTGTATCAGCCTCGCTCAGGACTAGTGTTTTGGACACACCTCCCTCTCAGGGCCTAGAAATTTGCTCTTTAGTGCTAGAGAACATACAGAAATATATTTCAAGTGACTTAGTGAAAGAAGACGGAAAGGCAAATGGTGGAAAAAGAGATGGCGAGCGCGAGGATGCATCAATGAAGCTTTTTTCTCTCAGCCAACTCATTCACGTGATTTTCTTCAGTCTGAAGACTCTCGAGAATGCATCTCCTGCTCCTTTAGTCAGACAAGGTCAAAACCTGATGGAGGAGATGCAGAAAGTTCTCAACGAACTGCTGAAACTTCTGTCGACGGAAAACAAAGATGTGAACGCAAATGTGATTCCAGATCAGAGAGcaaggaagaaaagaaaaaagaatgtGGACTTGGAACAGTCGCATAAAGTATCTATGTCTCCATGGAAGCAAAAAACCCAAGAAGCTGCACTTTTGCTCAGATACACCTGGATCGAAATAGACACACTCTTTCACATCTACTGTAGCAAATACACACCTCTTGACTCTAATTGTGCAGCTTCAACCAGCATAGAGAATCTTCTAAATAGTGAGATAAACTCCGTACGTCTACAGTTGTCCAGTCCAATCAGCTTTGTGCATATAAAACTCCTCATTTTGCAACAAATGAAGAAAGTTCTGTTGGACTCAGCTTTTCATGCAGAACCAAGTACCCTAGAGTCTTTAAACAATGCTGTCAGGTTCATTTCAGATCGAGATGAGCTTCTACATTGTTCAGAAGGAGATCAGATTTGGGATGGGCATATAAGCAATGTGGACTCCAGCTCACACCGTGTGGCACACTGGTATATTGTCACATCTAATCTACCTTTGCTGATCCGCTACATGAACATGGAAGATGTGAACTGCATCGCAAATGTTTTGGTGGATTCAGTGCTACGCGGGCAGTCCAACAGAAGCAAAGATCAGCTATCTGTCTCCCTCATATCGTCACAGTTTATTACCAGCTCCATTCTAGTTGAGTTGCCGTTACTGTTCTCTGCTACGGTTTATTCACTTGCACAGAGGATTTTTGGGGTTTTAACGTCCGCGCATGCTCCTCAAGTTTGTCCGACTTTTGAAAAGTATCAGGAAGACCAAAAGGGTGAGCTGGTAAAACAGACCATGGTAGAGGATATAACTGTATCCTCGCAATCAGGGCGAGTCTTTGTGCTTTTGAGTGAGGGCAAAGTCAAAGAGCTGGTCAATTTGCTCCAAATCTTATCAAGCCTTAACGTCGATGGACTGAACTCTGAAGATCTGTCTTCCATTTTCCTCCTCCTTACCTTCATGCTCACATCCACTGCTTGTTTTTCTGGGGCTCCAGATTCAGCAGAATGTCATGGAGGATTCCAAGTGAAATTG includes:
- the urb2 gene encoding unhealthy ribosome biogenesis protein 2 homolog codes for the protein MAAIYSGIHLKLKSPQTPWEDKIKLARFAWISSQCLLPNKEQVLLDWCTYALTGWYNKKVEFSQTVLEELWSCLDAFLHSQKLHVSLKQGKTISLRLNMAQLLLSLLEECAGTPTRLSVGVPTLLKVCQGILSSSTLSSVFTTKYELMVGLSVKVCSLACHQVQQALPSVSHPSEFITDTVSECIQTIDPDCKPEVPLNPELEERPEENSIAAHLFELLLQVLTSYLSVQRQQANPNRVFSLVTNQLIQPLLLLRHMLTSAEYASSLTHLNIRQQHCRDVRGRIDSILQLSLFSAEHQASYKEELLPSKDDSGKRGTKGPLRPASAVLCKLSSCEPPLLYSVKSNTVPLLFKFFLESYRKCKSENEEEQRMLCFKFLEKLVPALDLSLPSVPCSPESWSLALLAMESLLSQALSADIYNVAADRIRHAEVQLNFYKSIAQILFNQAQPSIPAWYRCLKVLLGLNHMVFEPDLDELLSSAWVNADCMESRVQRARQLMLSSLLQTYTKLRQLPHFFSELLSVICQPSLDKLRPPLLCDCVSASLRTSVLDTPPSQGLEICSLVLENIQKYISSDLVKEDGKANGGKRDGEREDASMKLFSLSQLIHVIFFSLKTLENASPAPLVRQGQNLMEEMQKVLNELLKLLSTENKDVNANVIPDQRARKKRKKNVDLEQSHKVSMSPWKQKTQEAALLLRYTWIEIDTLFHIYCSKYTPLDSNCAASTSIENLLNSEINSVRLQLSSPISFVHIKLLILQQMKKVLLDSAFHAEPSTLESLNNAVRFISDRDELLHCSEGDQIWDGHISNVDSSSHRVAHWYIVTSNLPLLIRYMNMEDVNCIANVLVDSVLRGQSNRSKDQLSVSLISSQFITSSILVELPLLFSATVYSLAQRIFGVLTSAHAPQVCPTFEKYQEDQKGELVKQTMVEDITVSSQSGRVFVLLSEGKVKELVNLLQILSSLNVDGLNSEDLSSIFLLLTFMLTSTACFSGAPDSAECHGGFQVKLLKILSCLVECKNFQGVLKIIHGSTLLQVVVSSLLWHSKKGRFSSISSSDWLDVIKAMQDFIVNLVHLIVVRNRSVNLNLEQIASFLTSQETASYIGTPIMSVHLLLATLASSSKAMTSNLGRSKPMDQILTQTLERTTSSLGSAVESVLKTQVVSESGEKSACSLSPAYVVDTVTIMLQCELSSLATRCEDKTNLSHRTFYQGFCQQILKEMNSKARPVDFLVSSLHFLSAFYMAVTKTERKKEEGEEKKVKELDELYAQIIQNVHKLLTAPWLCPLDTCELEPAVQKLLRHLLENSSLCQFSLMLTVIKDGLDTCKLRAGNYKEVLAVVILVKLVSCCQLPEQCSRSLWFLAPQILSAMVFLVRLSSQDASLTLTFTIPTVTAMTTLLRQGEGLISNPHHVVLVLGALQAVPLDHLSALVYQSAFLAIHEALFAIIQCHPQVMLNATPSFLNVFYRLVASIMQEGRQRGVSDTGGESEVYLQCSRLVERMYSHIAAISENSTTLSAFMVAQYVTELQKVTLRPDIKLHLTEGIYLILDLCMEQDIKFLTAGLQTGVREVFNELYSSYIHYHKPQRQGEEKYTV